The genomic window TCCATTGGAAAGAGAGAACTTCCTGTCGGTATACCACCTTTACGTCATTCATACCAGAGAGCGCGACAGCATTCAGCAGAAACTGACAAAGAAAGGCATCGGTACCGGCATTCATTATCCTGTGCCCCTGCACTTGCAGCCGGCCTATGCCTTTCTGGGGTATGGGGAGGGTGATCTTCCGGTCACAGAAGCTTCGGCTGCCATGACTCTGTCCTTGCCGATGTATCCGAACATTTCCTCACAGGACCAGGAATACGTTGCGCAGGTATTGTCTTGTGCCATGGAAGAAGCGATTGTTACGGTCTGAAACAGGCATTCCATCTCTCCCCCAACACATCCCTTTTAAGGTGAGCTTCCGAGCAGAAGGAAATTCTTTTCCGTGCCTTCCCCTGCTCTTCCTAATCCATGATGGTGGACCGTGACACAGGCCGGCACAAAAGATTTGGTCCTGACTCGGTTTTTCCTTCTTCTGGAACAGTAATTGCTTCTCATACAGGTGGCGCAATGGACTCCGTGAAGCATTGCGCTTGAGGAGATTATGGTGACTCGATCCGTTGCAGGACTCTCATTTGCCTCAATCCCAAGGCGAACGGAAGACCAGGAACACTTCCTGCAGAAACTGGCGCACGAGTGGAGACGCGCTGAGCGATCACGCCGCCCGCTCCTGCTTGTTCTATTCGAGGCCGCTGACGGCGATGCAACACAATTGAAGAGAATTCCGCAGCTTGTTGCACCAGACACCCGTGAGACGGACATCTGGGGATGGTTTGAACAGAACACAATTCTGGGCGCTATTTTCGCAGAGTTGGGGAACACCTCAGTAGATGAAGCTCGCGACTCCATTGTGAGAAAAATCCGCAGATCGCTGGACGCCTCTGCAATTAAAAATGTTCATCTCTCAGCCTATGTTTTACCGGCCCGCTTTGCGTCCGGGCAAAGAGATCAGGAGGAAGACCTGTCTCAAGTTTTCTCCGTTCTTGCACCCAGGGAAAAGCAATTCCAGCAAGCAGTCAAGCGCGTGGGAGACATATTAGGGTCATCTCTGTTGTTGTTTTTTCTTTCTCCTCTTTTTGCTTTGATCGCAATTGCGGTCAAATGCACCTCCGGAGGACCCATACTTTACCGTCAGACTCGGGTGGGGCAGCATGGGAGACATTTTACTTTCATGAAGTTCCGCTCCATGAAGGCCGGCAATGACCCTTCGCTCCATGAAGCCTATTGTCGCAAGCTAATTGAGGGCAAGGCCGAAAAACACAAGGACGAAAACGGAGCAGAGGTATTTAAAATTACGAGCGACCCTCGCATCACTCCCGTTGGCAAATTTCTGCGCAAAACAAGTCTGGACGAGCTTCCCCAACTTTGGAATGTACTCAGAGGCGAGATGTCGCTGGTCGGCCCTCGGCCGCCTATCCCTTATGAAGTCTCTTGCTACGACGTGTGGCACAGAAGACGGGTGCTTGAAGTGAAGCCCGGAATGACCGGGCTATGGCAAGTACGCGGGCGTAACCGCACCACCTTTGACGAAATGGTACGGCTCGATCTTCGCTACGCCCATAAATGGTCTCTCTGGCTGGATCTGAAAATCCTTCTGGAAACACCCTTTGCCGTGCTGAAGGGAGCGCACTAAATGCCGGACCCCCTGGTAAGCGTCATCATCCCTACTTACAATCGCGCCCATTCGTTAGGACAGGCCATTGAGAGTGTTCTAAAGCAGCGATATTCTGAGCTGGAGATCATCGTGATTGACGATGGCTCTACCGATCACACTGCAGCACTCCTCACGCAGAAGTATCCACAGGTATCTTATGCATGGCAGAGCAATCGGGGACCCTCAGCCGCACGGAACCATGGTGTTCGCATCTCCTCCGGTGAGATCATCATGTTTCTTGACTCCGATGATACCTGGCTTCCAGGCAAGGTGCGACGCCAGGTAGATTTGCTGCAGAAGGCCGGGTCTTCTGTCTGCTGCTGCGTCACAAATGCCATTCTGCGCGGAGAGCGTGGAGAGCACAGACTTTCGTTTGAAGTAGCAGAAATCTTTCCTCGCCTTCCACAAGGTCTTTGGACCAACCCTTCACAAGTGCTGGCCTCCAGATTTCTCTTCTTTAATCAGGTCGCAGCAGTCCGGCGCGACGCTTTGCTTCTCTGCAAAGGATTCGATGAACAACTGACCTTGCTGGAAGATTGGGACCTGGCCCTCCGTCTCTCTGAACTCGGTTCGTGGGTCTACACCATCGAACCTTTCGCTGTCTGGAACCCGAATAGCAATGAGAGCCTCGTGACTCGCGCAAGTAAAGACCGAATTTCACTGCGGGAATCGGCGCTATGTGTACATAAAAACGCTCTGGCCAGGGCCCAAGGAGCCCTCAATCAATCATCCATGAAATTACTCGATCGCAAGATCAAAAGCACGCAACACGAACTGTTGGGCTTGCGCCTTTCGCGCTCCAGGAATCCATTGAAGAAGGTACTGGGAAATGGAATTTCGTTGGCTGAACGAGGCAGCGCTGCCCTGTTTAAGAGGTCTCGCTACTGGCCGGCCATGGAAGTTACAGCCTTAAGCCATCATCCCGTGAGAGATTTTGCAGCAGCCACCGCATAAGTGAATCGGTGGGTAAGCGTCAGGAAAAGGGAATGTTTCGCATAGACAGAGCAATTTCGGTACATCTTATGCAACCCTGGTGCAAACGCAGGGGCATACCC from Pseudacidobacterium ailaaui includes these protein-coding regions:
- a CDS encoding sugar transferase, whose protein sequence is MVTRSVAGLSFASIPRRTEDQEHFLQKLAHEWRRAERSRRPLLLVLFEAADGDATQLKRIPQLVAPDTRETDIWGWFEQNTILGAIFAELGNTSVDEARDSIVRKIRRSLDASAIKNVHLSAYVLPARFASGQRDQEEDLSQVFSVLAPREKQFQQAVKRVGDILGSSLLLFFLSPLFALIAIAVKCTSGGPILYRQTRVGQHGRHFTFMKFRSMKAGNDPSLHEAYCRKLIEGKAEKHKDENGAEVFKITSDPRITPVGKFLRKTSLDELPQLWNVLRGEMSLVGPRPPIPYEVSCYDVWHRRRVLEVKPGMTGLWQVRGRNRTTFDEMVRLDLRYAHKWSLWLDLKILLETPFAVLKGAH
- a CDS encoding glycosyltransferase family 2 protein, translating into MPDPLVSVIIPTYNRAHSLGQAIESVLKQRYSELEIIVIDDGSTDHTAALLTQKYPQVSYAWQSNRGPSAARNHGVRISSGEIIMFLDSDDTWLPGKVRRQVDLLQKAGSSVCCCVTNAILRGERGEHRLSFEVAEIFPRLPQGLWTNPSQVLASRFLFFNQVAAVRRDALLLCKGFDEQLTLLEDWDLALRLSELGSWVYTIEPFAVWNPNSNESLVTRASKDRISLRESALCVHKNALARAQGALNQSSMKLLDRKIKSTQHELLGLRLSRSRNPLKKVLGNGISLAERGSAALFKRSRYWPAMEVTALSHHPVRDFAAATA